TCCTTCAGCCGCGGCACGGATCGCTTCGGCGAGTTCTTCTTCGGCGGTCTTGGCCAGTTTCTTCTCGGTCGGATCGTCGATCAGCCCCTTCAGGAAGGCGACGCGCTTGATCAGCTCGGAGATGCCTTGCAGGCCGAGCAGCGCAAAGCCGATCGGCAGCATCGCGTACACCGGCCAGCGGATCAGGCCGCCGGCGTTGGACGACATCTCGCCGGTCAGCCAGGCCTTGACCACCAGCGGCCACGACAGGTCGATCACGACCAGCACGAGCGGGAACAGGAAGGCGACGATGCCGAAGATCTCGATCTTGATCTGCGTGCGCTTGGTGAAGCGGTGCAGGATGACGTCGATCTTGACGTGCTCCTGGCGCAGCATGGTGTAGCCCGCCGCCAGCAGGAACATCGCGGCGAACAGGTACCACTGGATTTCGAGGTAGGCGTTGGAGCTGACGTTGAAGGCCTTGCGCACCACCGCGTTGATCGCGGAAATGAGCACGGCCGCCAACACCAGCCACGACGCCCAACGGCCGATGCGCTCGCTGAGCGCATCGATCAGCTTGGACAGTTGAAGCAGGGCAGACAAGGAAAAGTCCTCCGGAGAGTGATTGAAACCATCGGGCGGCGCAGGGCAGACCGCCTGTTGCGATGGGGGCGTATGACACTCGAAAACCCTTAGAGTGCCCATCGGGTGTTACGACTACGCGGCACTACGCAAGCAAGGTTACGCAAGCGCGCCGGCCGAGGTTTTCAGCGCGGCGGATCGCCGCCCGGCGCGTCGCCGTGGGTGCGGCAGCGCTCCACCGCGTAGCGGATCAGCTCGGCCTGGCCGGCGATCTTGAGCTTGCGGCGGATGTTCTGGCGGTGGGTCTCGACGGTGCGCACGCTGAGGTCGAACTGCGCCGCGATCTGCTTGCTCGACAGCCCGCGTGCCAGGCCGTTGAGGATCTCGCTCTCGCGCTCGGACAGCAGCGGGCGCGGATCGTCGGTGCGGGCCCCCGCTGCGCGGGTGAGCTGGGTGCTGAGGTAGTTGCCACCCGCGCCGATGGCCTCGATGGCCGCGAAGATCTCGCTCGACGGGCCGTCCTTGAGCACGTAGCCACGCGCGCCCGCCTGCAGCGCCTGGTGCACGTATTCGGGGTTGTCGTACATGCTGAGCATCAGCACCGCCAGCCCCGGGT
This portion of the Leptothrix cholodnii SP-6 genome encodes:
- a CDS encoding TRAP transporter small permease subunit; the encoded protein is MSALLQLSKLIDALSERIGRWASWLVLAAVLISAINAVVRKAFNVSSNAYLEIQWYLFAAMFLLAAGYTMLRQEHVKIDVILHRFTKRTQIKIEIFGIVAFLFPLVLVVIDLSWPLVVKAWLTGEMSSNAGGLIRWPVYAMLPIGFALLGLQGISELIKRVAFLKGLIDDPTEKKLAKTAEEELAEAIRAAAEGAKK
- a CDS encoding response regulator transcription factor, producing MRIVLVDDHALVREGVRALLASQPALEVVGEAAQADEALLRVAELQPDLVLMDIGMKHTNGIHLTAELQRLHPGLAVLMLSMYDNPEYVHQALQAGARGYVLKDGPSSEIFAAIEAIGAGGNYLSTQLTRAAGARTDDPRPLLSERESEILNGLARGLSSKQIAAQFDLSVRTVETHRQNIRRKLKIAGQAELIRYAVERCRTHGDAPGGDPPR